The candidate division KSB1 bacterium genome includes the window TCCCCGCATTGCTGCGGGACACTTGTGACCATAGGTGAACGACGGGCTCTGAGGAGGGCGGTCCCGGATGAACTGCCCGGAGCGAAATCCGTTCGGCGCTGCACTATGATGCACCGAGGTCTTGGCACACAGGCAAGATTCTTCTCGCGGACCTGCAGATGGAGTGGGGTCAGTTCTTTTGGTCAAATCCCTGGTATTCAAACCAGTCAAAATCTGCGGGCGCCGAACACGCTTTGCCATTGCCGGTGGCATAGAGGCCTACATAGGCTCCGGTGAAGCACATGCCGTCCTTGAACCCGATCCGTTCTACGGACAGATCTCGAGTGACCCCCTCGCCGAGGACAATTTTCTTCCCATTGTGCAGAACACACGAGAAGCGGTAAAGGAGCGGTTCAGCTTCGATTTGCAGCGTGACTGGTCCGGCGGGAATCTCTTCAAAGACGATCGGCTCGAGAGTCTCGTTGTCAACGACGCGCCGAAAGCCCACTTCACGCTTTCCGGCTCTGCGGGTGACAAAAATCTCATAATGGTACTTATCCGTCTGGCGGACGACGAGTCCAGCCTCCTCGTTATCGGCCTTCGGATCAAACTCCAGTCGCGAGGTGACGCGACAGGCAAAGTCCGTCTGGCGCATGCCTACGAAGGTGGGGGAGGCCCGATCCGTCAAGCGGGTGGCGGCCCCATAGAGACGCAAGAAACCTGGGCGCGCAGCCAAAGAGTAATTAGCCGAGTCTGGGTTACGCACGAAATTCCATCGCAGGTCCAGTGTTGGCTCCTCGAAGTCCACTCGAGCGGGCAGTGATTTCCACGCGTGGGGCCGCAATCGAGGGGGCGCAAAGATGGAGTCAATTGTCCCGTTGGTGCCCACCTCAGCCCAGCCCTCTTGGTCGAAAGCCACGCGGGCAAGAAAGGTCTCCCGTCCGATATGGTGGAAGCGCCCGCCCTGCGGCCGTATTCCCAGACACACCAACCACCAGCCGTCCGGGGTTTCCACCAGGTCTGCGTGACCTGTGGCTTGAATGGGATGTTCGGGCAGCGCACGATGGGTGAGGATGGGGTTCTTGGGATGTGGCTGGAATGGTCCCCAGGG containing:
- a CDS encoding glycoside hydrolase family 43 protein; translated protein: MRIGLILTLFAVACLWLACNEETPFTARNPVLPGFHPDPSICRVGDDYYLVHSTFEYFPGIPVYHSRDLIHWRLIGHVLTRRSQLNLDGVRASGGIYAPTIRYHERTFYVVSTCVDCGGNFYVTAKDPAGPWSDPVWLDKEGIDPSLFFDVDGSVYYCRQEGGRHGYIVQRTLNLKTGRLEGEPRKLWEGTGGIWPEGPHLYRIGATYYLMISEGGTSYEHCVTMARSDSPWGPFQPHPKNPILTHRALPEHPIQATGHADLVETPDGWWLVCLGIRPQGGRFHHIGRETFLARVAFDQEGWAEVGTNGTIDSIFAPPRLRPHAWKSLPARVDFEEPTLDLRWNFVRNPDSANYSLAARPGFLRLYGAATRLTDRASPTFVGMRQTDFACRVTSRLEFDPKADNEEAGLVVRQTDKYHYEIFVTRRAGKREVGFRRVVDNETLEPIVFEEIPAGPVTLQIEAEPLLYRFSCVLHNGKKIVLGEGVTRDLSVERIGFKDGMCFTGAYVGLYATGNGKACSAPADFDWFEYQGFDQKN